From a region of the Mycobacteroides saopaulense genome:
- the lnt gene encoding apolipoprotein N-acyltransferase — MADDTVDESVDEIVDEGAADLDESADAPEGDEPQAESGPSRSAVFAAAAGARALAFGQAWMRAAPRQGAAVLGGLAMCASFPPWGFWWAAFPALSILGLVLWSPKSTLRGGLGYGLLFGLAFFVPLLPWTGQLVGVFPWLALSLLCAIWVALFGVLAVAVRNLPGWPLWFAAVWAATEWGRASVPFGGFPWGRIAFGQGDSPMLSLARYGGAPLVSFAVALGAFAVTALGIEMYRWWRSPSVGPDGARPVPSVLLPGACVCLVLFAMAVSWQQVRHASHGATDGRTVTVAAIQGNVPRLGLDFNAQRRAVLDYHVKETLLLAQDVKAGKAPAPQFVVWPENSSDIDPIRNADAAEAINEAAQAIGVPILVGGVLRHPDSTAEQPKSINSIIVWDPNTGPGERHDKQIVQPFGEYLPWRSFFAHFSKYADRAGYFVPGDGNGVVTAGGVKIGVATCWEVLFDRALRQSTMNGAEILTVPSNNALFGSAMSEQQLAISKVRAVEHDREVIVVGTTGISAFVSPDGVDAGRTKFFEPAYIDMQVRLHNDLTPATQWGPWVEWALALIAGLAVLASAGLAILHNGGLKRPKPEVEPASPIKET, encoded by the coding sequence ATGGCTGACGACACTGTCGACGAGTCGGTTGACGAGATTGTCGATGAGGGCGCGGCAGATCTCGACGAGTCGGCCGACGCTCCGGAAGGCGACGAGCCGCAGGCCGAGTCCGGCCCCTCGCGGAGTGCGGTCTTCGCGGCAGCGGCAGGGGCGCGCGCCCTGGCCTTTGGTCAGGCCTGGATGCGTGCGGCCCCCCGGCAGGGCGCGGCCGTGCTCGGAGGCCTCGCAATGTGTGCCAGCTTCCCTCCGTGGGGCTTCTGGTGGGCAGCGTTTCCCGCGCTGTCGATTCTGGGACTGGTGCTGTGGTCGCCGAAGTCCACGCTGCGCGGCGGGTTGGGATACGGGCTGCTGTTCGGTCTCGCGTTCTTCGTCCCGCTGCTGCCCTGGACCGGCCAGCTCGTCGGTGTGTTCCCGTGGCTGGCGCTGTCCCTTCTGTGCGCCATTTGGGTGGCCCTTTTCGGTGTACTGGCGGTGGCCGTGCGCAACCTGCCCGGCTGGCCGTTGTGGTTCGCCGCCGTCTGGGCGGCCACGGAATGGGGTCGCGCGAGCGTTCCCTTTGGTGGCTTCCCTTGGGGCCGGATCGCTTTCGGGCAGGGCGATAGTCCGATGTTGAGTCTGGCGCGATACGGGGGAGCGCCCCTGGTGTCCTTCGCGGTGGCGCTGGGTGCCTTCGCGGTGACCGCGCTGGGCATTGAGATGTACCGGTGGTGGCGCAGCCCGTCCGTGGGCCCGGACGGTGCCCGGCCGGTGCCCTCGGTGCTGCTGCCCGGCGCCTGTGTCTGCCTGGTCCTGTTCGCGATGGCCGTCAGCTGGCAGCAGGTCCGGCACGCGAGCCACGGTGCGACCGACGGACGCACCGTCACCGTCGCGGCCATCCAGGGCAATGTGCCCCGCCTCGGCCTGGACTTCAACGCGCAGCGGCGCGCCGTACTGGACTACCACGTCAAGGAAACCCTCCTGCTGGCCCAGGACGTCAAGGCCGGGAAGGCTCCCGCGCCGCAGTTCGTGGTGTGGCCGGAGAACTCCTCCGATATCGATCCGATCCGCAATGCCGATGCGGCCGAGGCCATCAACGAGGCCGCGCAGGCCATCGGGGTGCCTATCCTTGTCGGCGGGGTGCTGCGGCATCCGGACTCCACTGCCGAGCAGCCCAAGTCGATCAATTCGATCATCGTGTGGGATCCGAACACGGGCCCCGGTGAACGCCACGACAAGCAGATCGTGCAACCGTTCGGCGAGTACCTGCCGTGGCGGAGCTTCTTCGCGCACTTCTCCAAGTACGCCGACCGTGCGGGATATTTCGTCCCCGGCGACGGCAACGGCGTGGTTACCGCGGGCGGAGTCAAGATCGGCGTCGCCACCTGCTGGGAGGTGCTCTTCGACAGGGCACTGCGGCAGTCCACCATGAATGGTGCGGAGATTCTTACCGTACCCAGCAACAACGCCCTGTTCGGTAGCGCGATGAGCGAGCAGCAGCTGGCCATCTCCAAGGTGCGGGCTGTCGAGCACGACCGGGAGGTCATCGTCGTCGGCACCACCGGGATCAGCGCCTTCGTGTCTCCCGACGGGGTCGACGCAGGCCGCACCAAGTTCTTCGAGCCGGCCTACATCGACATGCAGGTGCGACTGCACAATGACCTGACACCGGCCACACAATGGGGCCCCTGGGTCGAATGGGCGCTTGCTCTGATCGCCGGACTGGCCGTCCTGGCCTCGGCTGGCCTGGCGATACTGCACAATGGAGGGCTGAAGAGGCCGAAACCTGAGGTAGAACCGGCCTCACCGATTAAGGAGACCTGA
- a CDS encoding polyprenol monophosphomannose synthase: MDPVTERPSARTLVIIPTYNERENLPLILGRLHKAQPDVHVLIVDDGSPDGTGELADEAALADPDRVHVMHRKEKGGLGAAYIAGFGWGLARQYSVLVEMDADGSHAPEQLSRLLDAVDAGADLAIGSRYVPGGTVVNWPWRRLVLSRSANVYARLVLGVKPHDITAGYRAYRREVLEKLDLAAVESHGYCFQIDLTLRTIAHGFEVAEVPITFTERAIGESKMSGSIINEALVKVTKWGVRSRLDRARGVNR; encoded by the coding sequence GTGGATCCCGTGACCGAACGTCCGAGCGCCCGGACCCTGGTGATCATTCCGACGTACAACGAGCGGGAGAATCTCCCGCTGATCCTTGGTCGGTTGCACAAGGCGCAACCCGATGTGCACGTGCTGATCGTCGACGACGGCAGCCCGGACGGCACCGGCGAACTGGCCGACGAGGCCGCGCTGGCCGATCCCGACCGCGTGCACGTGATGCACCGCAAGGAGAAGGGCGGCCTCGGTGCCGCCTACATCGCGGGCTTCGGTTGGGGCCTGGCACGTCAGTACTCGGTGTTGGTGGAGATGGATGCCGATGGCAGTCATGCCCCCGAGCAGCTGTCCCGACTGCTCGACGCCGTGGACGCCGGAGCGGATCTGGCGATCGGCTCTCGCTATGTGCCCGGCGGAACCGTGGTCAACTGGCCGTGGCGGCGGTTGGTGCTGTCCCGCAGCGCCAACGTCTATGCCCGGTTGGTGTTGGGCGTCAAACCCCACGACATCACCGCGGGCTACCGCGCGTACCGGCGTGAGGTGCTCGAAAAGCTGGACTTGGCCGCCGTCGAGTCGCACGGCTACTGCTTCCAGATCGACCTGACATTGCGGACCATCGCGCACGGTTTCGAGGTCGCCGAGGTGCCGATCACCTTCACGGAGCGTGCGATCGGTGAATCCAAGATGAGCGGTTCGATCATCAACGAGGCCCTGGTCAAGGTGACCAAGTGGGGTGTGCGAAGCCGACTGGACCGGGCTCGCGGCGTCAATCGCTGA
- a CDS encoding SDR family NAD(P)-dependent oxidoreductase produces MSAAARSVAGSAVLITGAASGMGKATARVFAEDGAYVAVTDLRLADAKAVADEIGDAAVPWALDVTDGAQISEVVTAVAERFGRLDIVVNNAGFAAFRSLDDPDYGETWDRSLAVHLTAPQRIVRAALPFLRDSPAPRVVNIASTEALGATPYDSPYVAAKSGLAGLTRSLAVDLGRDGITVNCICPGPIDTAMTAAISAEDKDTYARRRTALRRYGRAEEVAHVTLSVCLPVASYLTGTVIPVDGGLMARNA; encoded by the coding sequence ATGAGTGCGGCCGCTAGGTCAGTAGCGGGCTCGGCCGTGCTGATCACCGGCGCCGCGAGCGGCATGGGGAAGGCCACAGCGCGGGTTTTCGCCGAGGACGGCGCATATGTCGCCGTCACCGATCTGCGTTTGGCGGACGCGAAGGCGGTCGCCGACGAGATCGGCGACGCGGCAGTGCCGTGGGCGCTGGATGTCACCGACGGCGCACAGATCAGCGAGGTCGTCACCGCCGTCGCCGAACGATTCGGCCGGCTCGACATCGTGGTGAACAACGCCGGTTTCGCGGCGTTCCGGTCGCTCGACGACCCCGATTACGGCGAGACCTGGGACCGATCGTTGGCCGTCCACCTGACCGCACCACAACGGATTGTCCGCGCGGCGCTTCCCTTCCTGCGTGACTCCCCTGCCCCGCGCGTGGTGAACATCGCCTCGACCGAGGCCCTCGGCGCCACGCCGTACGACAGCCCTTACGTCGCAGCCAAATCCGGCCTGGCGGGTCTGACCAGAAGCTTGGCCGTCGACCTGGGACGCGACGGGATCACGGTGAACTGCATCTGCCCGGGCCCCATCGACACCGCGATGACCGCCGCGATCTCCGCTGAGGACAAGGACACCTACGCCCGTCGACGCACCGCACTGCGTCGTTATGGCCGCGCCGAGGAGGTCGCACACGTGACATTGAGCGTGTGCCTACCGGTCGCGTCCTATCTCACCGGCACGGTCATCCCCGTCGACGGCGGGCTGATGGCCCGCAATGCGTGA
- a CDS encoding RNA polymerase-binding protein RbpA — protein MADRVLRGSRLGAVSYETDRDHDLAPRRMARYRTENGEEFDVPFAHDAEIPANWACRNGMEGTLLDGDVPEPKKVKPPRTHWDMLLERRSVEELDELLKERLELIKGRRRG, from the coding sequence ATGGCAGATCGTGTTCTACGAGGCAGCCGGCTCGGCGCCGTCAGCTACGAAACCGATCGTGACCACGACCTGGCGCCTCGCCGTATGGCCCGCTACCGCACCGAGAACGGTGAGGAGTTCGACGTCCCCTTCGCCCACGACGCCGAAATCCCGGCGAACTGGGCATGCCGCAACGGCATGGAGGGCACCCTGCTCGACGGCGATGTGCCCGAGCCCAAGAAGGTCAAGCCCCCGCGTACCCACTGGGACATGCTCTTGGAGCGCCGCAGCGTCGAAGAGCTCGACGAGCTGCTCAAAGAGCGTCTGGAACTGATCAAGGGCCGTCGTCGCGGTTAG
- a CDS encoding class I SAM-dependent methyltransferase: MKSRRLDRRASFTAQSCAAQRAAETLQPPSRRLLDDPYSRHFVRDPLLRAGLIHPLVARGFIGLLKSVFGAAGHFFLVLRVRYTDDVLESAVKDGVDQIVLLGAGFDTTTLRRAAHRHVKIFEVDAPTTQADKRAVVEGLLSAENNDQIVWVPCDFEHDVLRERLLASGFDPTRPSLIIWLGVTAYLTQQALDATLADLATVCAPGSRLVFDYLDTTVVAGGGKSVRARLWTEAAARFGEPYLTGLTAGDADALLTTHGFQCGRHLTTLELLQHYAPTYAGRSPVDGRAAITTAQRTG, encoded by the coding sequence GTGAAAAGTCGCCGCCTTGATCGCCGCGCGAGTTTTACGGCGCAATCGTGCGCCGCTCAGCGCGCGGCAGAAACGTTGCAGCCGCCAAGTCGGCGTCTTCTCGACGATCCGTATTCGCGGCATTTCGTCCGCGACCCCTTGTTGCGGGCCGGTTTGATCCACCCATTGGTAGCCCGTGGCTTCATCGGATTACTGAAATCTGTATTCGGCGCCGCGGGACATTTTTTCTTGGTATTGCGTGTGCGTTATACCGACGATGTCCTGGAATCCGCCGTCAAGGACGGTGTCGATCAGATCGTGCTGCTGGGCGCCGGATTCGACACCACCACGCTGCGCCGGGCCGCGCACCGCCACGTCAAGATCTTCGAAGTCGACGCCCCCACCACCCAGGCGGACAAACGCGCCGTCGTGGAGGGGCTGCTCTCTGCCGAGAACAACGATCAGATCGTCTGGGTACCTTGCGATTTCGAACACGACGTGCTCCGCGAACGGCTGCTCGCCAGTGGCTTCGATCCCACTCGGCCGAGCCTGATCATCTGGCTCGGTGTGACCGCGTACCTCACCCAGCAAGCACTTGATGCGACACTCGCCGATCTCGCAACGGTCTGCGCACCCGGCAGTCGGCTGGTATTCGACTACCTCGACACCACCGTCGTCGCCGGGGGCGGCAAGTCCGTTCGCGCCCGGCTGTGGACCGAGGCGGCAGCACGGTTCGGGGAGCCCTACCTGACCGGCCTCACCGCCGGCGACGCCGATGCGCTGCTTACCACCCATGGATTCCAGTGCGGCCGGCACCTGACCACCCTCGAACTGTTGCAGCACTACGCACCCACGTACGCCGGCCGCTCACCCGTCGACGGTCGGGCAGCCATTACCACCGCACAGCGCACCGGATAG
- a CDS encoding MMPL/RND family transporter yields MKKDESEADTGPIATPGDRAGFSDRSRAFGGRVRNEFSVPFRRETYAGTGTEQHRPLYARLLYGLSIPIVVLWVLLACGLNAAGPQLEKVIEGHALSFLPDEASSVQALSNMGKYFGNGGTNNFVAVLAEGDKPFGAEMHGYYADLMEKFKADKKHVVTTIDLWSDPSFAPAFESQDRKASFSYLNLAGNMGTALAMESTQAVRDIVKAYPPPDGVKIYVTGPSAVVNDELLAINRSILPIIVACAICITIIMSLTYRSLFTASMPLLVVAVALVTARPIVALLGERGIIGISIFASSLLAGIVLGAGTDYGIFLLGRYQEARRAGQDPTTAYYTALSSVQRIIFASGLTVAGATACMTLTRLAAFSTSGLPCTIGILTALAAALTLGPALLAIGCRLGLYEPRGDRAIRRWRRIATHVVRWPGPVLAGSLAVLALAILVLPTYVISYNERAAQPANTEANLGLDAADRHLPPNLLNPNLLFVESDHDMRNSADLIALAKLTNAVYSVDGVQAVQGITRPLISPLPQGTLTYQGGYIGERMSQIAEMVSTQLNGIARITGQIDQLSVGVKVVLKDLQVTQRAVELPGGAGQATRARLIDLLKTAKSIHNEMQPMLAAGIDTAGQLVDMVPDCKQLLPCNTALTGLAVLDGLNQAGGRKFEDLVDASRVASESLPNLVAQVRLLDRFLADAQQTLTPIRGMADSLLVQMNEVTQFLREIADTYMKGDPSGYFFLPSQAFESPLFQSALSVFFSPDGKITRMLVMGDVNSFSRESMDYSAKIIPAAKSALKGTSLGGSQVSIGGAGGTLLNIAAFAREDFITSAVAAFAFVFCVVLLLLRSFVAAVAVVGTVGLSFLSAWGLSVAIWQHGVGLPLHWAVAPCSFIFLVAVGADYNLLLVARFKEELRAGIKTGIIRSMVGTGSVVTTAGLIFGFTMFALIAGYSSTLAQIGTTVGVGLLLDTLIVRSLVIPSIATLLGRWFWWPMRVPCRALRETDPALIRSTTGARQA; encoded by the coding sequence ATGAAAAAGGATGAGAGCGAAGCAGATACCGGACCCATAGCCACACCCGGCGACCGCGCCGGATTCTCCGATCGATCGCGAGCATTCGGTGGGCGAGTACGCAACGAGTTCTCCGTGCCGTTCCGCCGCGAGACTTACGCCGGTACCGGCACCGAACAGCACAGACCGCTCTACGCCAGGCTGCTGTACGGGCTATCCATACCCATCGTCGTGCTGTGGGTGCTGCTCGCGTGCGGCCTCAATGCTGCAGGGCCCCAACTGGAAAAGGTGATCGAAGGGCACGCCCTGTCCTTCCTGCCCGACGAGGCCTCGTCGGTGCAGGCACTCTCCAACATGGGCAAGTACTTCGGCAATGGCGGCACCAACAACTTCGTCGCGGTGCTGGCCGAAGGAGACAAACCGTTCGGCGCGGAGATGCACGGCTATTACGCCGACCTGATGGAGAAGTTCAAGGCCGACAAGAAGCACGTCGTCACCACGATCGATCTGTGGTCCGACCCGTCGTTCGCCCCGGCCTTCGAAAGCCAGGATCGGAAGGCCTCTTTCAGCTACCTCAATCTCGCCGGAAACATGGGCACTGCGCTGGCCATGGAATCCACCCAAGCGGTGCGCGACATCGTCAAGGCCTACCCACCCCCCGATGGGGTCAAGATCTACGTGACCGGTCCGTCTGCGGTCGTGAACGACGAACTGCTCGCGATCAACCGATCGATCCTGCCGATCATCGTCGCGTGCGCGATCTGCATCACGATCATCATGTCGTTGACCTACCGGTCGCTGTTCACCGCATCGATGCCGCTGCTGGTCGTGGCGGTCGCTCTGGTGACCGCCCGTCCGATCGTCGCGCTGCTGGGTGAACGCGGAATCATCGGCATCTCCATATTCGCCTCGAGTCTGTTGGCCGGCATCGTGCTGGGTGCGGGGACGGACTATGGGATCTTCCTGCTCGGCAGATATCAGGAGGCACGACGGGCGGGCCAGGACCCAACCACCGCCTACTACACCGCACTGTCGAGCGTGCAACGCATCATCTTCGCGTCGGGGCTGACCGTGGCGGGCGCGACCGCGTGCATGACCCTCACCAGACTCGCGGCCTTCTCCACCTCCGGTCTGCCCTGCACCATCGGCATCCTCACCGCGCTGGCGGCGGCGTTGACCCTCGGCCCCGCGCTACTCGCAATCGGCTGCAGGCTCGGGCTCTACGAGCCGCGTGGAGACCGCGCCATCCGGCGCTGGCGGCGCATCGCCACACATGTGGTCCGCTGGCCCGGCCCCGTACTCGCGGGCAGCCTCGCCGTGCTCGCACTCGCGATTCTGGTCTTGCCGACGTACGTCATCAGCTACAACGAACGCGCGGCACAACCGGCCAACACCGAGGCGAACCTCGGACTGGACGCCGCGGATCGGCACCTACCGCCCAATCTGTTGAACCCGAACCTGCTCTTCGTCGAGTCCGACCACGACATGCGCAACTCCGCCGACCTGATCGCACTGGCGAAGCTGACCAATGCCGTCTACAGCGTGGACGGTGTCCAAGCGGTGCAGGGCATCACGCGGCCGCTGATATCTCCGCTACCCCAGGGAACCCTGACCTACCAGGGCGGATACATCGGTGAACGAATGTCCCAAATAGCGGAGATGGTCAGCACCCAGCTCAACGGCATCGCCAGAATCACCGGTCAGATCGATCAGCTCTCCGTGGGCGTGAAGGTGGTCCTCAAGGACCTCCAGGTCACCCAACGCGCTGTCGAACTTCCCGGCGGCGCAGGCCAGGCCACCCGAGCGCGCCTCATCGACCTGTTGAAGACGGCGAAGAGCATCCACAACGAGATGCAGCCCATGCTCGCGGCCGGTATCGATACGGCAGGCCAGCTGGTCGATATGGTCCCCGACTGCAAGCAGCTGCTGCCCTGCAACACCGCGCTCACCGGTCTGGCCGTTCTCGACGGACTCAACCAGGCCGGAGGGCGCAAGTTCGAAGATCTGGTGGACGCGTCCCGTGTCGCCTCCGAGTCGTTGCCGAATCTGGTGGCGCAGGTCCGGCTACTGGACCGCTTCCTGGCCGACGCGCAACAAACTCTCACTCCGATCCGTGGCATGGCGGACTCGCTGCTCGTACAGATGAACGAGGTCACCCAGTTCCTGCGGGAGATCGCCGACACCTATATGAAGGGCGACCCGAGTGGGTATTTCTTCCTGCCCAGTCAGGCGTTCGAGTCCCCGTTGTTCCAGTCCGCCCTGTCCGTGTTCTTCTCACCGGACGGCAAGATCACCCGAATGCTCGTCATGGGCGACGTGAACTCGTTCAGCAGAGAGAGCATGGATTACAGCGCAAAGATCATCCCCGCGGCCAAGTCCGCCCTCAAGGGCACCTCGCTCGGCGGGAGCCAGGTGAGCATCGGCGGGGCCGGAGGCACACTGCTCAACATCGCCGCATTCGCCAGGGAGGACTTCATCACCAGCGCCGTGGCGGCGTTCGCATTCGTGTTCTGCGTCGTCCTGCTGCTGCTGCGCAGCTTCGTCGCCGCGGTCGCCGTCGTCGGCACCGTGGGGCTGTCCTTCCTTTCGGCGTGGGGTCTCAGTGTGGCGATCTGGCAGCACGGCGTCGGTCTGCCACTGCACTGGGCGGTGGCACCGTGTTCCTTCATATTTCTTGTCGCCGTCGGCGCGGATTACAACCTGCTACTGGTCGCCCGGTTCAAGGAAGAGCTCCGCGCCGGAATCAAGACCGGCATCATTCGCTCCATGGTGGGAACCGGCAGCGTGGTCACCACCGCCGGTTTGATCTTCGGTTTCACGATGTTCGCGTTGATCGCCGGCTATTCCAGCACCCTCGCACAGATCGGCACCACCGTCGGCGTCGGACTCCTGCTCGACACGCTGATCGTCCGCTCACTCGTCATTCCCTCCATCGCGACCCTGCTCGGCCGGTGGTTCTGGTGGCCCATGCGAGTACCGTGCCGCGCATTGCGAGAAACGGACCCGGCACTAATTCGTTCGACGACAGGCGCACGCCAGGCATAA
- a CDS encoding MmpS family transport accessory protein — protein sequence MYLVVLAVLTVAALFILKLRSSEIPDEAAGTVSRLPTLGTLSERTIQYEAVGPDGTPATVSYLDDDGHNQNVNTVLPWQEALRTVEPSLVTSMVVQSNSSGVGCRITVNGKVRDEQVATASGGIASCKVQVA from the coding sequence GTGTATCTCGTTGTGCTGGCGGTGCTTACCGTCGCGGCGTTGTTCATCCTCAAACTGCGCTCGAGTGAGATCCCGGACGAGGCCGCGGGGACGGTGAGCCGCCTCCCCACGTTGGGCACGCTGTCCGAACGAACGATCCAGTACGAGGCGGTCGGGCCCGACGGAACTCCGGCGACGGTGTCCTATCTCGACGACGACGGACACAACCAAAACGTCAACACGGTCCTGCCATGGCAGGAGGCACTGCGAACCGTGGAACCTTCGCTCGTGACCAGCATGGTCGTGCAATCCAACAGCTCCGGCGTCGGATGCAGGATCACCGTCAACGGCAAGGTCCGCGACGAACAAGTCGCAACCGCCAGTGGCGGCATCGCCAGCTGCAAGGTGCAAGTCGCATGA